In Microbacterium enclense, the DNA window GCCGCCAGCTCGGGGGCGACACGCTCATGACCGCCATCGTCGCCGCGCTGTACAGCCAGGACAGCTGGCAGTACCTGCGAGTGGCGCTATCCGACGTGGGCAACGGGCGTCCCGACGTCGCATTCCAACTGGCGGACTTCTACAACGACCGCGTGGGCGGGCGTTACGCGAGCAACACGATGGAAGCGTTCGTCGCGTACAACTGCATGGACTACCCGGACGAAGGGTCGGCGGCCGATGACGAGGCGTTCCGTCAGCGACTGGCCGAGGCCGCTCCCACCACGGCGCCGTACTGGGAGGGCGTCGACGTCTGCGCCTCCTGGCCCGCGCCGCCCACGGGTACCCGCGGCGTGATCACGGCGGACGGCTCGCCGCCCATCGTGGTCATCGGCACCACCGGCGACCCGGCTACGCCGTACGTCGGGGCCCAGCGGCTCGCCGAGCAGCTCTCGCAGGGCGTGCTCATCACCAACGTGGGCGAAGGCCACCTCGGCTACAACAAGGGCAATGCCTGCGTGACCGACGCGGTCGACGCCTATCTCGTCGAGGGAACCGTGCCCGAGGACGGCCTGCGCTGCGGATGACGTCGGTCTGCACCATTCCGCGCCGCCTAGGCTTTATCTCGTCCCACCCGAAGGAGTCCCCATGACTGCGCCCGTTACCGACCTCGCCCGCTACATCGACCACACGCTGCTCAAGCCCGAGGCCACGCGCGCCGACGTGGAGCGCATCATCGCTGAGGGCGCCGAGCTCGGGACGTACAGTGTGTGCCTGTCACCGTCGTTCCTCCCGGTCGAGGTTCCCGCCGGCCTCAAGGTCGCCGTGGTCTGCGGCTTCCCCAGCGGGAAACACCACGCTGAGGTCAAGGCCGCCGAGGCGGCGCTGTCGGTGGCACAGGGCGCCGACGAGATCGACATGGTCATCGACATCGGTGCGGCCATCGACGGGCGCTATGAGGTCGTCGAGGCCGAGATCCGCGCGGTGCGCCTCGCCGCTCCCGCCCCCACTGTCCTGAAGGTGATCATCGAGTCGGCAGCGCTCTCCGACGAGGCCATCGTCGCGGTGTGCGAGGCCGCGGTCGCCGCCGGCGCCGACTTCGTCAAGACCTCCACGGGATTCCACCCCGCGGGCGGGGCCAGCGTGCACGCGGTACAGCTCATGAAGCGCACCGTGGGCGACCGCGCCGAGGTCAAGGCATCCGGGGGCATCCGCACGCGCGCGGCCGCCGAAGAGATGATCGCCGCGGGCGCCACGCGGCTGGGGTTGTCGTCGAGCCGCGACATCCTCGCCGACCGTTCCGCGAGCGGCGACTACTGACGCGTACCTGGTGACGCGCTGGAGCATGTAAGATCGATGATCGTGCACGCGACAGCGCGCACACGCCGCCTTAGCTCAGACGGCAGAGCGATTCACTCGTAATGAATAGGTCAAGGGTTCGATTCCCTTAGGCGGCTCCACGACAGAAGGCCCGGGTTCTCCCGGGCCTTCTGCCGTTCACGGGAGCGTCGGTGCGGGGGGTGCCTTCGCTTCCGGGATCTCGACGTCGGGCCCCGTCGGCGCCCGCAGATCGCCCGCGGTCGAACCGCGTCGCTGCGTCGAGCCCGCGGCATCCTTGTCGGCGTCGCTCTTGTCCTCCTCGACGACGATGGGGTGCGCCTCGGCGTAGGGATCGTGACGGATGCCGGTCACCTGCCACGACACCTTCACCCCGCCGCGGTCGGTGCGGATGTCGAAGGAATTGCCGCCGACCTCGCGCGACACGGCGACCTGGGCGAAGTCGCCGATCACGGTGAGCTGGTATCGGAAGTCACGATTCAGCGCCTCGAAGTACTCGGGGAGGGCGACGGTCGCGTTGCCCGCGTCGTCGGTGACGGTCGTGCCGTTGTAGACGTTCATCATGTCGGGCGACTCGACGAACGAGTGCGAAAGCCATCTGTTGTCGGGATCGAGCGGGTGATCGATCTTGAACGACCCGGCGCTCTTGCTGAGGGTGCCGTTGACGTGCACGCGTCCCTGGGCGAACATCGCGTAGCCGTCGGGGCTCGAGGTCGTGCCGTACACGCCGTAGTTCTGGCCCGTCGTCCCGACAGCCGCCCCGTAGAGCCCCCAGGCCGTGCCCTGGCCCCACACCCCGACGTAACCGGAGTCGCCGCGGACGCCGGCCGTCGTTCCGCCACTGCCGTACACGGAATACTGACCGCCCTCGGCGAGCACGGCCTGCGCGGTACCGGAGACGGAGGCTTGCGCGTGGACGCCGATGCGCCCGGTCCCGCGGACGCCGACCCCGGAGTCCACGTTCGTGTTCGCACCCAAGACCGCCGTGACGCCCGCGGTGGAGCCGTACACGCCGGTGGGCCCCGAGAAGTATCCGCCCGTGTTGTTCCCGTTGCCGATGACCCCGTAGTTGGCCGACGTCCCGAGCACACCCCCCGAGGGGCCCGTGGCGATGACGCCGTAGTAGTTCGTGGAGGTCGCTTGGAGGGCCGTTCCGGACGTGGAGCGCACATCGGCGCCGACACCCGTGGTCGCTTGACCGAAGAGGGCCGTCCCCGCCGTGGCGGTCGCCGAGACACCGCGCGACGTGGTTCCCCCTGACGTGGAAGCTCGGAGAGCGACGCCCCCGGTGACGACGTGCAGCTTCGCATCGGGGGCGGTGGTCCCGATGCCGATGTTCCCCGTCGGTGCGATGCGCATGCGCTCGCTGGTCGTCGTCGAGCCCGTGGCGCAGGTCTTGAAGACGAGCGGCGCGCCGGCGTTCGTGGGCCCGAGGAAGTTCGAGCCGCTCGTCGTGACCCCCGAGTTCCCGCCCAGCACCCACGCGGTGGTCCCGGGGGCCGCGGCCGCGGGGGAGGCGGCAGCCGTGGCGGCGACCACTCCGGCGGCTCCTGCCACTGCGGTCGTGAACAGCGCTCGCCTCGGCAGGGCGGCGCCGGAAGGGGCAGGTGGAGTCGACATCGATATCTCCCATCGGGTGCGGGTGCCGGGCGACGCACGGCTGGAGGTGACGCTAGGGGCCTCTTTCCCGCGCCGACAAGAGGGATTCGGCGGATTCGTTCCACGGAGTCGCTCGGCATCGAAGCATCGGCGGGCACGGTCGCGGGGGCCGCCGTACGCTCGGGAACACATCCCGGGAGGCACCATGACGCTCGTACCCCCTCTTCGCGTCACGCGGCGTCGCATCCGGGTCTGCCTGGCCGTCGTCGTGTTCGGACTCGTCGTCAGCGGCGTGACCGCCTTCCCCCTGCGCGAAGAGCTGGCCCTGGCGCGTGATGTCCTCGCACACCTGAACGTCGCGTCGATCCTGCCGGGTGCGGTGTGGTGGGTCGACCGGGTCGCGGAGGGACTGGATGCCACGGCCGTGGCGTACCCGTTCATCGCGTACGGCACCGATTGGCTGGCGTTCGCCCACCTCCTCATCGCCCTCGCCTTCATCGGCCCTCTAGTCGACCCGGTACGCAACATCTGGGTCATCGTGTGGGGCCTCATCGCGTGCGCGGGCATCCTGCCGCTCGCGGCGATCGCGGGAGGCATCCGGGGGCTGCCCCTCGGATGGCAGCTCATCGACATGTCGTTCGGCGTCCTCGCCGCCGTGCCGCTCGTCCTCGCGCTCGTGTGGACGCGCCGCGTGGAGAACGCTACCCGGTCGACGGACGGTGTCCGCCCGGGGTCGCGCGAAGCTGCCCGATAGGCTGACGGCACCCGTTCCGCCCCGTGCGGCGGAGTCGTCCCGTCCGCGATCCGCAGGAGTGCCCGTGTCGAACGCCCTCGATGCCATCATCGAGATCTTCACGTGGGTGGGCCTCGGCGGCGGAGCCGTTCTCGCTCTCGTCGCGGTCGTCCTCCTCTTCGCCGACGGCACGTGGGTGCCGGTGCGGGCGGTGGTCGAGGACGTCGACGGGGGCCGGGTAGTGCGGTGGTTCGACGACCAGGGCGGGGTGAACGAGGCTCCGCTCTCGCCCCACGATGACGCCAAGATCGGCTCCGCCGACATGGCCGACATCTTCTATCGGCGCGGAAGCGTTCACCGCATGAGGCTGACGCGCTCGTCGCCGGTGGTGCGTTTCGTCTCCCTGCTCGCGGCGGGGATTCTCGGCCTCGGGCTCGTCGCCTTCGTTCTCTCGATCGTGCTGCTGTTCGCCCGCGGGTGACGAACGGAACACGAGGGCGCCGCCGACGTGCTGTTCGGCACGTCCGTCGTGCGGTCGCTCTCCGTCCCTCTTCGCGTACGACGCCGATGCGCCCATCCGGTGGCCGTCGAGGGCGTCGACGCGCACGAGCGCGCGTAGGCTCGAGGCATGACCCGGGCGCTGTTCATCGTCGACGTTCAGAACGACTTCACCGAGCACGGTGCGCTCGGCGTCGACGGGGGCGACGCGGTCGCCGCCCGCATCTCCCACTACCTGGGCGCCCATGCCGACGAGTACACCGTGGTCGTCGCGTCGCGCGACTGGCACCACGGCGACGACGACAACGGCGGACACTTCTCTGAGACGCCGGACTTCGTCGACACCTGGCCGGTGCACTGCGTCGCCGGCACCGAGGGGGCCGAGTACGACGCGGTGTTCGATCCGACGCGAGTGACACATCACCTGAAGAAGGGGCAGGGTCGGCCGGCGTACTCGCTGTTCGAGGGCATCTCCGACGACGGCGAGACAGCAGCCGATATCCTCGACGCCCACGGCATCCGTGACATCGATATCGCCGGGATCGCCACCGACTACTGCGTGCGCGCGTCCGCTCTCGACGCCCTCGCGGCCGGGCGCACCGTGCGCGTGCTCACCGACCTGGTGGCCGGCGTGCATCCCGCCTCGAGCGCCGCTGCCCTGGACGAGATCCAGAGTGCGGGTGCGGTGTTGACGACCTCAGACGTCTAGATCGTCCGCGCGCGGGATCGTGATGGTCACGCGTGTGCCTTCTCCCGGTTCGCTCGCGATGCGCAGAACGCCGTGGTGTTCTGACACCACGTGCTGGACGCTTGCGAGGCCGATACCGGATCCACCGTCGTTCGCGTCGGCGAATCGTCCGCGTTCACCCTCGGCGACGATCGTCCGCAGGTCGTCGGGATGGATGCCACGCCCCCGGTCGCTCACCGAGACCACCGCTCCCTCATCCGTTTCGTACACCTCGACCGTGATCTCGTCGTCGGAGTACTTGGCGGCGTTCTCGAGGACGTTCGCCACAGCCCGGCGCAGACCCAGCACGTCGCCCACGATGGGAACGGCATCCATGCGACCGTAGACGACGCGCCCGGGGCACTCCCCGGGGAGGACCAGGGCGACAGCCCCCTGCGCGATGAGATCCAGCGTCGCCGGATGCCGGCCACGTTCGGGGCGTGCGGCAGCGTCGGTCAACAGAGCCTGTGCCATCGCGACGAGATGATCGCTCGCCTCCGAGGCCAGCCGCAGCAGATGGTGGTCGGCGGGGAGGTCTTCCTCAAGCAGGTCGAGGTAGCCGCGCAGTGCGGTGACGGGCGACAGGAGATCGTGGGCGAATGTGCGTTGCCGAGCGGCGTGCTCGTCGGCGGCCCGCTTCTCGGCGGTGAGGTCGCGCACGAGCTTGACGAAACCCAGTACCTGGCCCTGGTCGTTGCGGATGGCCGAGATCGTCACTCGCGCCCAGAACTCGCTCCCGTCGCTTCGCACCCGCCATCCGGTGTCTTCGACGTGGCCGTCCCGTTGAGCCGCGGCGAGGAGCTGGTCGGGTACACCGCGTCGCCGATCCTCCTCGCGGTAGAACCGCGAGAAGTGGGAACCGAGGATCTCCCCTTCGGCGTATCCCTTGATGCGTTCAGCCCCGAGGTTCCAGCCGCGGACGATTCCGCCGCCGTCGAGCTTCACGATCGCGAAGAGGTCGACCTGGTCGTCCCAATCGAGGGGGAGGGTTCGGCGGAAGCTGGCGAGGGGACGCTCCTCGCCCTCGGACGCGACCGGGGGCGGGAAATCGGGCGGCCCCTGCACCGGGGCGCTCATCCGCGCACGTCGCAAGGTTCGGGAATGCTTGCTGAAGGCATTCTCCGATCTTGGCGCGCGGGGGCTTCCGGCACCAGAGCTTGACACGGCGGCACGGGTGAGCGGTCCACGTCGTGCGTCAGCTCACGGTCACCAGCGTGCGCTGCCAGCCGCTCGATCCGTTCGGCGCGATGGCGGCCTGCTCCTGCACCTGCAGGTTGCCCTCCTTGTCGGTGGCCCGCACGACGATGTAGTGCGACCCGGCGTCGGCGTTCCAGTCGAGCTTCCACTGCACCCACGACTGGTCGTTGATCGGGCTCGAGAGGGTCGCCTGCTGCCACTCGCCGTCATCGATGCTGACCTCGACCTTCTCGACGCCGACGGGCTGCGCCCATGCCATGCCGGCGATGACCACGGCGCCCGCCGAGACCGGAGTGCCGATCTTCGGCGTGTCCACTCGCGACGACATCTTGATCGGGGCCTCGGCCGAGTAGCCGCGCGGGGTCCAATACGCCTCGTCCTTGTCGAAGCGCGTCACGGTGAGCTTCGTGACCCACTTGGTCGCCGAAACGTATCCGTACAGGCCCGGGACGACCATCCGCACGGGGAAGCCGTGCTCGAACGGCAGCGGTTCGCCGTTCATGGCCACCGCGAAGATGGCATCGAGGTTGTCGTCGGTCAGCGAGGAGAGGGGAGTGGATGCCGTGTACCCGTCGACGCTCTCGGACAGCACCATGTCGGCGTCGCCCTGCGGTCCGGCCATACGCAGGACGTCGCGGATCGGTACTCCCGTCCAGATGGCGTTTCCGACCAGGTCGCCGCCGACCTCGTTGGAAACGCACGTGAGGGTGACGCCGTACTCGTCCAAGCCCATGCCGACCAGGTCGTCGAAGCTCAGCTCGACCGGGGTGTCGACCATTCCCTCGATCGACAGGCGCCACGTCGTGGGATCGACGTTGGGGACCGTGAGCGCGGTGTCGACGCGGTAGAAGTCCGCGTTGGGCGTGATGATCGGGGTCAGCCCCGGAACGCCGAGATCGGCGCCGGCGGGAACCGTGACGGTGCTGCGTGCTGCGGGGATACGGAGGGCGTCGCGCGCGGCCGCGACCGACGCGGTCGCGACGTTGACGATACGAGCTCCCACACCCACGACGATCGCCCCGGCAGCGACGATGCCCGACAGGACGAAGAAGCCGCGCCGGTTCACGCCGGCCGCCGCCGCATCATCCGCGGCGGCCGCCTGCGTCCAGCGACGCAGCCGACGGCTCAGCACGAGCAACACGCCCACCCCGACGATCGTGCCGACGACCGGTGGGAGCCAGGCGAGCGCGCCGGCTCCGGCCCTCGTCACGATCGCGGCTGTGGCGAGCGCCCCGCCGACTCCGAGGAGGACCGCGCCGACCGGGCGGAAACGGTACTGCAGGTAGCCGGCGATCGCCGCGGCGACGACCGCGCCGAGACCCACTCCGACCAGGAGGGCGACCTTGTCGGTCTCGCCGAACAGCGTGATCGCGAGTTCTTTCAGCGGGCGCGGCACGATGTCGACGATGAACGACCCGACGGCGAGGACGGGACTGGCGGCGCGCGCGAAGATCGCGGCGAGCAGTTCAGCGCTGCCGAGGAGGGCGAGCGCCGACACGATGCCCGCCAGCGACCCCCAGATCCAGGCGCGCGGAGGCCGGACGGGGCGCGCGGTGACGGGGTCGGCTGCGGTGTCGGTGGTCATGGCGTCCCTCTTCTTCGTCGACCGACGGCGCGCGAATCCCGCTCCGTCTGTCGTCTATTCGGCGCGGCGGAGAGAACGGATGGTGCGCCGCTGTCTTACGAGGGCGGAGTGTTCGCGTCGTCCGACTGTGCGAACTCGCGCAGGGCTCGACGCATGCTCGCAACACTTCCGAACCCCGCGTCTCGGGCGCTTCGCGCCGCGGTGTAGCGGTGGGCGGAGGGGGAGGAGAGGAGCGCCGCGGCGGTGCCGGCCCGAGCCCGGCGAAGTTCGAGGGCGATCGAGGAACCCGCGCGGGAGAAGGCGCGTTGCAGGGTGCGAAGCGGGACGCCCAGGGCGGTGGCGATGCTGTCGGGCGTCGTGGAGGGATCGAAGTGCGTCTCGGTGATGAGGGTTCGGGCGCGCTCGAGCGGCGTCACGGCGCCGGGACCGGGCGTCTCGACGTCGACCGGGAGTTGGATGATGCTTCGCGACATCATGTGGATCACATCGATGACCCGCGGATCGAGGTACCCCCCGCTGGCGTCGGAGGCGTCGAACGCGCGCATCAACGCCAGGTCGAGCGAGGTTCCCAGAATGGAGCTCGTCCTGACCTGGGTGATGCCGCCGGTGCGCGCGGAGACCTGCAGGTTCAACTCACGGATGACGGAAGCCTGGGAGACGGCGATGATGACGTCGGTCTCCGATTCCGACATCAGGTGCATTCGCGGCTCCTGCACGACGACCAGGCCTCGAGCGGGAACGCGGGCCACCGCGTCGCCCACGTGGACGGAGAG includes these proteins:
- the deoC gene encoding deoxyribose-phosphate aldolase — translated: MTAPVTDLARYIDHTLLKPEATRADVERIIAEGAELGTYSVCLSPSFLPVEVPAGLKVAVVCGFPSGKHHAEVKAAEAALSVAQGADEIDMVIDIGAAIDGRYEVVEAEIRAVRLAAPAPTVLKVIIESAALSDEAIVAVCEAAVAAGADFVKTSTGFHPAGGASVHAVQLMKRTVGDRAEVKASGGIRTRAAAEEMIAAGATRLGLSSSRDILADRSASGDY
- a CDS encoding isochorismatase family protein, with protein sequence MTRALFIVDVQNDFTEHGALGVDGGDAVAARISHYLGAHADEYTVVVASRDWHHGDDDNGGHFSETPDFVDTWPVHCVAGTEGAEYDAVFDPTRVTHHLKKGQGRPAYSLFEGISDDGETAADILDAHGIRDIDIAGIATDYCVRASALDALAAGRTVRVLTDLVAGVHPASSAAALDEIQSAGAVLTTSDV
- a CDS encoding PAS domain-containing sensor histidine kinase, which produces MSAPVQGPPDFPPPVASEGEERPLASFRRTLPLDWDDQVDLFAIVKLDGGGIVRGWNLGAERIKGYAEGEILGSHFSRFYREEDRRRGVPDQLLAAAQRDGHVEDTGWRVRSDGSEFWARVTISAIRNDQGQVLGFVKLVRDLTAEKRAADEHAARQRTFAHDLLSPVTALRGYLDLLEEDLPADHHLLRLASEASDHLVAMAQALLTDAAARPERGRHPATLDLIAQGAVALVLPGECPGRVVYGRMDAVPIVGDVLGLRRAVANVLENAAKYSDDEITVEVYETDEGAVVSVSDRGRGIHPDDLRTIVAEGERGRFADANDGGSGIGLASVQHVVSEHHGVLRIASEPGEGTRVTITIPRADDLDV
- a CDS encoding molybdopterin-dependent oxidoreductase; amino-acid sequence: MTTDTAADPVTARPVRPPRAWIWGSLAGIVSALALLGSAELLAAIFARAASPVLAVGSFIVDIVPRPLKELAITLFGETDKVALLVGVGLGAVVAAAIAGYLQYRFRPVGAVLLGVGGALATAAIVTRAGAGALAWLPPVVGTIVGVGVLLVLSRRLRRWTQAAAADDAAAAGVNRRGFFVLSGIVAAGAIVVGVGARIVNVATASVAAARDALRIPAARSTVTVPAGADLGVPGLTPIITPNADFYRVDTALTVPNVDPTTWRLSIEGMVDTPVELSFDDLVGMGLDEYGVTLTCVSNEVGGDLVGNAIWTGVPIRDVLRMAGPQGDADMVLSESVDGYTASTPLSSLTDDNLDAIFAVAMNGEPLPFEHGFPVRMVVPGLYGYVSATKWVTKLTVTRFDKDEAYWTPRGYSAEAPIKMSSRVDTPKIGTPVSAGAVVIAGMAWAQPVGVEKVEVSIDDGEWQQATLSSPINDQSWVQWKLDWNADAGSHYIVVRATDKEGNLQVQEQAAIAPNGSSGWQRTLVTVS